A single genomic interval of Mycolicibacterium sp. MU0053 harbors:
- a CDS encoding CaiB/BaiF CoA transferase family protein yields the protein MNNTATNPPLTGIKVLELAQLLPGPLLARKLGDLGAEVIKVEPPHGDPMRGFPPIIDGRSVMFEAVNRGKRSVALDLRDGGDRARLDALLEVADVVVEGYRVGALAALGVDLQEARRRRPELVVCSVSGFGQSGPLAHLPAHGLNVDFLSAGLAVGGQDGDYRLTSDVSYGVELGAINGAVATLAALFRARVSGQGAWLDVSCWDAAVEAHRLNLYPMLAGQPIPGLTGAHSPMQSIYRAEDGAFVQIMATEQRLWRNFWNALGRQDLADSWEQRDYIDEAERPGDHELREEIARIIASAPGAEWTRRFTEWGVAGCALLTEKQVIEHPHLAARGLVGESAQTSLPFIADPVRFADDDWRPASDGSAAPTLDADKDYVAASWGAAEIRSV from the coding sequence ATGAATAACACAGCAACCAATCCCCCACTTACGGGCATCAAGGTGCTCGAGCTCGCGCAGCTTCTGCCCGGGCCACTGCTGGCCCGAAAGCTCGGAGATCTCGGCGCAGAGGTCATCAAAGTGGAACCGCCACACGGTGATCCGATGCGAGGGTTTCCTCCCATCATCGACGGGCGCTCGGTCATGTTCGAAGCAGTCAACAGGGGCAAGCGCAGCGTCGCCTTGGACCTACGCGACGGCGGGGATCGCGCACGACTGGACGCCCTGCTCGAGGTCGCCGACGTCGTCGTGGAGGGGTACCGGGTCGGCGCACTTGCCGCCTTGGGCGTCGATCTTCAAGAGGCTCGAAGACGGCGGCCCGAATTGGTGGTTTGCTCGGTCTCCGGATTCGGCCAAAGCGGGCCACTTGCCCACCTTCCCGCGCATGGCTTGAACGTCGACTTCCTGTCGGCGGGCTTGGCGGTCGGAGGTCAGGACGGCGACTATCGGCTGACCAGCGACGTATCGTACGGAGTTGAACTGGGCGCGATAAATGGGGCAGTAGCGACGCTGGCAGCGCTGTTTCGCGCTCGGGTTAGCGGCCAGGGCGCCTGGCTGGACGTGTCCTGTTGGGACGCCGCCGTTGAGGCGCATCGGCTCAACCTTTATCCCATGCTTGCCGGACAGCCCATCCCGGGACTGACCGGGGCCCACTCGCCGATGCAGAGCATCTATCGAGCGGAGGACGGCGCGTTCGTGCAGATCATGGCTACCGAGCAGCGACTGTGGCGAAACTTCTGGAATGCATTGGGGCGTCAAGACCTTGCCGACAGCTGGGAGCAGCGCGATTACATAGACGAAGCTGAACGGCCCGGTGACCACGAACTGCGCGAGGAGATCGCCCGAATCATTGCCAGCGCTCCCGGTGCGGAATGGACACGGCGATTCACCGAGTGGGGTGTCGCCGGCTGCGCGCTACTAACCGAGAAGCAGGTCATCGAGCATCCCCACCTAGCTGCGCGGGGCCTTGTGGGCGAGTCAGCTCAGACGTCATTGCCGTTCATCGCCGACCCCGTGCGTTTCGCTGACGATGATTGGCGACCCGCTTCCGACGGCTCGGCAGCGCCGACCCTCGATGCCGACAAAGACTACGTCGCCGCGTCCTGGGGCGCGGCCGAGATCCGTTCCGTATGA
- a CDS encoding amidohydrolase family protein, which translates to MQDRPHIIDVHNHLGATTSSSRGDSVDLDDELAARAATLAARGVAQAVIIASHDYLRPDGIADNRKINDGIAMCRTRRPDLFPAAVGIVEPLNGPRGLQELDRCKNELGLHGISFHTRLQGVSLDSRWVRRYLERMGELGLVPFLHSIGESSAEALWKVDVLAADFPDLPMIVLDAFSTFEQSLFAPHVAERRPQLVFDTALAHGFSVVMNLISRCGADRVMYGSDLHSSASGIPAVTDLAADILASPLTDADKAAVLGGNAARILGLQHAGTTNSGAHE; encoded by the coding sequence ATGCAGGACCGTCCCCACATAATCGATGTCCACAATCACCTTGGAGCGACGACTTCGTCGAGTCGCGGTGACTCCGTCGATTTGGATGATGAGTTGGCCGCTCGCGCCGCTACTCTCGCCGCGCGAGGTGTCGCTCAAGCGGTGATCATCGCCAGCCACGACTACTTACGTCCAGACGGCATCGCCGATAACCGCAAGATCAACGACGGTATCGCGATGTGTCGTACGCGCCGACCGGACCTGTTCCCGGCCGCCGTCGGCATCGTCGAACCGCTCAACGGACCCCGCGGGTTGCAAGAGCTCGACCGATGCAAGAACGAGCTCGGACTACACGGCATCAGCTTCCACACCAGATTGCAGGGTGTATCCCTCGACAGCCGATGGGTGCGCCGATACCTGGAACGCATGGGTGAGCTGGGACTTGTTCCGTTCTTGCATTCGATCGGCGAGTCATCGGCGGAAGCCTTGTGGAAAGTCGACGTACTCGCGGCCGACTTCCCGGACCTGCCGATGATCGTGCTCGACGCGTTTTCAACCTTCGAGCAATCGCTGTTCGCACCGCACGTCGCCGAGCGACGACCGCAGCTGGTGTTCGATACCGCTCTGGCGCACGGGTTCAGCGTTGTCATGAATCTTATTTCTCGGTGTGGTGCTGATCGCGTGATGTACGGCAGTGACCTTCATTCCAGTGCCAGCGGAATCCCCGCGGTGACCGATCTGGCAGCGGACATTCTCGCCTCACCACTTACCGATGCAGACAAAGCAGCGGTACTCGGTGGCAATGCGGCGCGCATCTTGGGCTTACAGCATGCCGGCACCACGAATAGCGGGGCCCATGAATAA
- a CDS encoding DUF7700 domain-containing protein — MAMFPLGTTYDVDPLPLVEDDTTFFPAGVVTIGVEFRRVDAETLKAGFGEELVSKENPTIEDSGVSLHVVGTQDNREYLRFDCFVEDAHYHYINWGVGQTVVPFDRAAGGDMLTWALDAIAHRLDAMLSFAGADDLAGSVDMEIVRTAVAEVAPVAREAQRLLGAAIP; from the coding sequence ATGGCGATGTTCCCGCTCGGCACTACCTACGACGTCGATCCGCTGCCGCTCGTCGAGGACGACACGACCTTCTTTCCCGCTGGTGTGGTCACCATCGGAGTCGAGTTTCGACGGGTCGATGCCGAAACCCTCAAAGCGGGGTTCGGCGAAGAGCTCGTGAGCAAGGAGAATCCGACGATCGAAGACTCCGGTGTGTCACTGCATGTTGTTGGTACACAAGACAATCGAGAGTACCTGCGTTTCGACTGCTTCGTCGAGGACGCGCACTATCACTACATCAACTGGGGCGTGGGCCAGACCGTCGTGCCGTTCGACCGAGCGGCTGGCGGTGACATGCTCACGTGGGCACTGGACGCGATCGCGCATCGGCTTGATGCCATGCTGAGTTTCGCCGGGGCCGATGACCTTGCCGGCTCCGTCGATATGGAGATCGTCCGCACGGCAGTGGCCGAGGTGGCTCCGGTGGCACGTGAAGCGCAGCGTTTGCTAGGGGCTGCCATCCCGTGA
- a CDS encoding transposase: MSGRRRSFTPEYRVEAAHRVIDGNRPVTEVALELNLHENLLHKWVSQERRRMAAADRGEVPDPGGGSQPLSPDERGELVRLRAKVAEQSKDIAFLEKASAYFAGKHLR, encoded by the coding sequence ATGTCTGGTCGTCGGCGTTCGTTTACCCCGGAGTATCGGGTGGAGGCTGCGCATCGGGTGATCGATGGGAACCGGCCGGTCACCGAGGTTGCCCTCGAGCTGAATTTGCATGAGAACCTGCTGCATAAGTGGGTGAGCCAGGAGCGTCGGCGGATGGCGGCCGCCGACCGGGGTGAGGTACCCGATCCTGGGGGTGGTAGCCAGCCACTTTCGCCGGATGAACGGGGCGAGTTGGTACGGCTGCGGGCGAAGGTGGCCGAGCAATCCAAGGACATCGCGTTCCTGGAAAAAGCGTCGGCGTACTTTGCGGGCAAGCATCTAAGGTGA